From a single Anaerolineales bacterium genomic region:
- a CDS encoding DUF5666 domain-containing protein — MKKKFLYVMVFIALIVSACGGSATQGAGMSENDGKMQASMVEFTGVIEAIDGDQWTINGQVLTVDANALQNASFVVGDTIKVRAQVQEDGSLVVTRVERRGDDNANDDGNGNANSNDNSNSNSNGNSNGNSNSNNNGSGGGNNNSNGNDNDDRGNDNDGGRDDNDNDDRGNDNDNDDDDDDDNDNDD; from the coding sequence ATGAAAAAGAAATTCCTGTATGTAATGGTTTTTATCGCATTGATTGTCAGCGCCTGCGGCGGGAGCGCCACCCAGGGCGCGGGGATGTCGGAAAACGACGGAAAAATGCAAGCCTCCATGGTGGAGTTCACAGGCGTGATCGAAGCCATTGACGGCGATCAATGGACCATCAATGGACAGGTCCTTACCGTGGATGCGAATGCGCTGCAGAATGCTTCCTTTGTTGTCGGCGATACCATCAAGGTGCGGGCACAGGTTCAGGAAGATGGCTCCTTGGTCGTGACCCGCGTGGAGCGCCGCGGGGATGACAACGCCAACGACGATGGAAACGGCAATGCCAACAGCAATGACAATTCGAATTCAAACAGCAATGGCAACAGCAACGGGAATTCCAATAGCAACAATAACGGCAGTGGTGGCGGCAACAATAACAGCAATGGCAATGATAACGATGATCGCGGTAATGACAACGATGGCGGACGTGACGATAACGATAATGACGATCGCGGCAATGACAATGACAATGACGATGATGATGACGACGATAACGACAACGACGATTAA
- the xseB gene encoding exodeoxyribonuclease VII small subunit has product MAKTKNIPQPVEELTYEEALAELEGIVEALEGEQNQLEDAIKLFERGQALVKQCGALLDAAQLKVQKLAGESLVEFEEESE; this is encoded by the coding sequence ATGGCAAAAACAAAAAACATCCCCCAACCTGTTGAAGAATTGACCTATGAAGAAGCCCTTGCCGAACTGGAAGGTATTGTCGAAGCGTTGGAAGGGGAGCAGAACCAACTCGAAGATGCGATCAAGCTGTTCGAGCGCGGGCAGGCTTTGGTCAAGCAGTGCGGCGCTTTACTGGATGCCGCCCAACTCAAAGTGCAGAAACTGGCTGGCGAGTCGCTGGTCGAATTTGAAGAAGAGTCTGAATGA
- a CDS encoding HIT domain-containing protein, with amino-acid sequence MSYIENHEKVNGCVFCNAQSQADGAENLIAFRGKLAYVILNRYPYTSGHLMVIPFTHVPNLEELDRETRAEIMELTSRSMTILREIYKPHGFNMGANIGEAAGAGVLGHVHIHIVPRWAGDTNFMSAVGETRVLPESLEDTYRRVKTAFSG; translated from the coding sequence ATGTCATACATCGAAAATCACGAAAAAGTGAACGGTTGTGTATTTTGCAACGCGCAGTCCCAGGCGGATGGCGCGGAAAACCTCATCGCATTCCGCGGAAAACTGGCGTACGTGATCCTCAACCGCTATCCCTACACGAGCGGACATTTGATGGTCATTCCTTTCACGCATGTGCCAAATCTCGAAGAACTGGACCGCGAGACCCGCGCCGAAATCATGGAATTGACATCGCGCTCGATGACCATCCTGCGCGAGATCTACAAGCCGCACGGATTCAACATGGGCGCGAACATCGGCGAAGCGGCGGGCGCGGGTGTGTTGGGACACGTCCACATCCACATCGTTCCGCGCTGGGCTGGGGACACGAACTTCATGTCTGCGGTGGGAGAGACGCGCGTATTGCCCGAGTCATTGGAGGATACGTACAGACGAGTGAAAACAGCGTTTAGCGGTTAA
- a CDS encoding SdrD B-like domain-containing protein: protein METLETTETLLTQPATSLPIPTATPLVPPNINPLTGLHVEDPSLLDLPALLVSIAHFPVNARPQAGLSFAPWVFEIYITQGGTRFLSAFHGQIPEPEAAVSGDCSVRNEPFTQTSSLIGNRVWLDANGNHMQDDWERGVGGVCVYLYRESGEFLQQTSTDSNGYYGFNVEPGRYIVVFQKPAWMEFVQKHIGDLEKDSDADPASGQTEAFDVNTSLLHLNAGLVLSSNSFPASELPPAKVGPVRSGRLIYADIAAFFPDSCLIYAFASPEVLDKIPQCFFVTHDVDGGGYMLDTQELRRLAQRNKDGEIDYASNIFDDAPPAGGMDASRLHVYIAYLNQSAWVYDAASQSYWRYVDNASMDTAGVVHPEIDRLTKRQLQFENVIVLFTDHDVISPTNLDIHLRENDVGNALLFRDGRMYDILWSTVMSEEEIQTGRQKPIKFMSADGETLMPLKPGRTWILVVTPETVVAEKSAGRWELRFFQPEAVIKNDDADADTDAGEE from the coding sequence GTGGAAACCTTGGAAACGACCGAAACGCTCCTGACACAGCCCGCCACATCTCTCCCCATCCCTACCGCTACGCCGTTGGTTCCGCCGAACATCAATCCGCTGACGGGGCTGCACGTTGAGGACCCATCCCTGCTCGATCTGCCCGCCCTGCTGGTTTCGATCGCGCATTTCCCGGTCAATGCCCGCCCGCAGGCGGGGCTGTCCTTTGCACCGTGGGTCTTCGAGATCTACATCACTCAAGGCGGGACGCGTTTCCTGAGCGCCTTTCACGGTCAAATCCCTGAGCCTGAAGCCGCGGTCAGCGGGGATTGCTCCGTGCGCAACGAACCGTTCACGCAAACGAGCAGCCTCATCGGCAACCGCGTCTGGTTGGATGCGAACGGCAACCACATGCAGGATGATTGGGAACGCGGCGTCGGCGGCGTGTGCGTGTACCTCTACCGCGAAAGCGGCGAATTCCTGCAACAAACATCCACCGACAGTAATGGTTATTACGGTTTCAACGTTGAACCGGGCAGGTATATCGTCGTCTTTCAAAAGCCTGCGTGGATGGAATTCGTGCAGAAACATATCGGGGATTTGGAAAAAGACAGCGACGCCGACCCAGCCTCCGGTCAGACCGAGGCGTTCGACGTCAACACCTCGCTTCTTCATCTGAACGCAGGCTTGGTCTTGTCCTCCAATTCTTTTCCCGCCTCCGAGCTTCCACCTGCCAAAGTGGGACCGGTCCGTTCGGGACGTTTGATCTATGCCGACATCGCCGCTTTCTTCCCCGACTCATGCCTGATTTATGCCTTTGCCTCGCCCGAAGTGTTGGATAAAATTCCGCAATGTTTTTTTGTGACGCATGACGTCGACGGCGGCGGGTACATGCTGGATACGCAGGAACTGCGGCGGCTCGCGCAGAGAAACAAGGACGGCGAGATCGATTACGCCAGCAATATCTTTGACGATGCGCCTCCCGCCGGCGGCATGGATGCTTCGCGATTGCATGTGTACATTGCCTATCTAAATCAATCCGCATGGGTGTATGACGCGGCGTCGCAAAGTTACTGGCGTTATGTGGACAATGCCAGCATGGACACGGCGGGCGTCGTCCATCCCGAAATTGACCGGCTGACGAAGCGCCAACTGCAATTTGAAAATGTCATCGTCCTGTTCACAGACCATGATGTGATCTCCCCCACCAATCTGGATATCCACCTGCGGGAGAACGATGTCGGCAATGCGCTATTATTCCGCGACGGGCGGATGTATGATATTTTGTGGAGCACGGTCATGAGCGAAGAAGAGATCCAGACCGGACGCCAAAAGCCGATCAAGTTCATGAGTGCGGACGGTGAAACGCTGATGCCGCTCAAGCCCGGGCGCACGTGGATTTTGGTCGTCACACCGGAAACGGTGGTGGCGGAGAAAAGCGCGGGCAGATGGGAACTGCGTTTCTTCCAACCCGAAGCCGTCATAAAGAATGACGATGCGGATGCAGACACGGATGCAGGTGAAGAGTGA
- the xseA gene encoding exodeoxyribonuclease VII large subunit, whose translation MQPSLFSETLTVSQLTFRIRKLLEDNPELQDVWVTGEISNLSRPASGHIYFTLKDKNASLKCVMWKTDAARTRPVLQEGAAVEVHGRIAVYEPQGQYQLVANLIQAKGEGALFQEFLRLKSMLEAEGLFDPERKREIPVFPQTIGIVTSATGAALRDMLNTIRRRQPLTRVILAPSAVQGVDAPPALVNALASLDQHNPDVILLARGGGSIEDLWAFNDERVVRAVVASQAPVISGVGHETDFTLCDFAADLRAPTPTAAAELATQTTLDDLRFDLSSYQSRLTDMTSSLLADQRALISSLISRLRYVSPERRIQSEIQSLDELSRRTTAALAHRIQLQSARVDGMWKRLQALNPEGILSRGYAIITRKADGVVVSKVLQAQGELNVRVSDGEFEVHRKS comes from the coding sequence ATGCAACCCAGTCTTTTCTCCGAAACCCTGACCGTTTCCCAACTCACCTTCCGCATCCGCAAACTTTTGGAGGACAACCCCGAATTGCAGGATGTGTGGGTGACGGGCGAAATATCCAATCTTTCGCGTCCCGCCTCGGGTCACATCTATTTCACGCTCAAGGACAAGAACGCCTCGCTCAAATGCGTCATGTGGAAGACCGATGCAGCACGCACAAGACCCGTTCTTCAAGAAGGCGCGGCGGTCGAAGTGCATGGGCGCATTGCCGTCTATGAGCCGCAGGGACAGTATCAACTCGTCGCCAATCTCATCCAGGCAAAAGGCGAAGGCGCGCTTTTTCAGGAATTCCTGCGGCTCAAGTCCATGCTCGAAGCCGAGGGTCTCTTCGACCCTGAACGCAAGCGCGAAATTCCAGTCTTTCCGCAAACCATCGGCATTGTCACCTCCGCCACAGGCGCGGCACTGCGCGACATGCTCAACACCATCCGCCGCCGCCAGCCGCTTACGCGCGTCATCCTTGCACCGTCCGCTGTGCAGGGCGTGGATGCTCCGCCCGCGCTGGTGAACGCGCTTGCCTCCCTCGACCAACACAACCCCGACGTGATCCTGCTCGCGCGCGGTGGCGGTTCCATCGAAGACCTGTGGGCGTTCAACGACGAGCGCGTGGTCCGCGCGGTTGTTGCATCGCAGGCTCCCGTCATTTCGGGCGTCGGTCACGAAACGGATTTCACTCTCTGCGACTTCGCCGCTGACCTGCGTGCCCCGACTCCCACCGCCGCCGCGGAACTGGCGACTCAGACCACGCTGGATGATCTCCGGTTTGATCTTTCCTCATACCAATCCCGCCTCACGGATATGACCTCCAGCCTGCTCGCTGACCAGCGGGCATTGATCTCATCCCTGATCTCCCGTCTGCGTTACGTCTCGCCTGAACGGCGCATCCAATCTGAAATTCAATCTCTCGACGAACTTTCCCGCCGCACCACTGCCGCGCTAGCGCATCGCATCCAATTGCAGTCCGCCCGCGTAGATGGGATGTGGAAACGATTGCAGGCGTTGAATCCTGAAGGCATCCTTTCGCGCGGATATGCTATCATCACAAGGAAAGCCGATGGCGTGGTCGTGTCCAAAGTCTTGCAGGCGCAAGGTGAACTTAACGTCCGCGTCAGCGATGGAGAATTTGAAGTGCATCGAAAATCGTGA
- a CDS encoding phospholipase D-like domain-containing protein: MKKVLTLLFVLLIFLTACTAPTAAPQTPPVSYPGIETPLPPLTEIPLPAGYGMDGGWFALYFTDPLSPLASQQTGGMDGPLVAAIDSTRLTVDVAIYSLSLNSVRNALIRAYDRGVQVRMVMESDNMDRSDPQRLKDEGIPMLGDRREGLMHNKFVVIDGYEIWTGSANFTDSGAYLDNNHFIRIRSVKLAGNFTKEFNEMFVDDKFGDAIVPETPNPKITIEGTDIETYFSPDDGVQNRVVELVNAAQESIYFMAFSFTSDPIGEAVRAHARNGVTVAGVLDDEQVKSNIGTEFDPFRQAGLDVYRDGNAGQMHHKVIIIDESIVILGSYNFTNAAEIRNDETLLVIFNQQIAAQFIEEFKRVYAQAK, encoded by the coding sequence ATGAAAAAGGTATTGACTTTATTGTTTGTGCTCCTGATCTTTTTGACCGCGTGTACTGCCCCGACGGCTGCGCCTCAGACTCCGCCGGTATCGTATCCCGGCATCGAAACGCCGCTTCCTCCGCTGACGGAGATTCCACTGCCCGCAGGCTACGGCATGGATGGCGGCTGGTTCGCGCTGTACTTTACGGATCCGCTCAGCCCGCTTGCCTCCCAGCAGACGGGCGGGATGGATGGTCCGCTTGTGGCGGCGATCGATTCTACACGCCTGACTGTGGATGTTGCGATCTATAGCCTGAGCTTGAACAGCGTCCGCAATGCATTGATCCGCGCGTATGACCGCGGTGTGCAGGTCCGCATGGTGATGGAAAGCGACAACATGGACCGTTCCGATCCGCAGCGATTGAAAGATGAAGGCATCCCGATGTTGGGCGATCGCCGCGAAGGGTTGATGCACAACAAGTTCGTCGTTATTGATGGGTACGAGATATGGACAGGTTCGGCGAATTTTACAGATTCGGGTGCGTATCTTGATAACAACCATTTCATCCGCATCCGTTCGGTGAAATTGGCAGGGAACTTCACCAAAGAATTCAATGAGATGTTCGTGGATGACAAGTTCGGAGATGCAATTGTCCCTGAAACGCCGAACCCGAAGATTACCATTGAAGGCACGGACATTGAAACCTATTTCTCGCCCGATGACGGCGTGCAAAACAGGGTGGTGGAATTGGTCAATGCAGCGCAGGAAAGCATCTATTTCATGGCATTTTCCTTCACATCCGACCCGATCGGTGAAGCGGTCCGCGCCCACGCGAGGAACGGGGTCACAGTAGCAGGGGTGTTGGATGACGAACAGGTCAAATCAAATATCGGGACGGAGTTCGATCCGTTCCGTCAAGCCGGGCTGGATGTGTATCGCGATGGGAATGCCGGTCAGATGCATCATAAGGTCATCATCATCGACGAATCCATTGTGATTCTTGGTTCCTACAACTTTACCAACGCCGCCGAGATCCGCAATGATGAGACCCTGCTGGTCATTTTTAACCAACAGATCGCCGCGCAATTCATCGAGGAGTTCAAGCGCGTGTATGCGCAGGCGAAGTGA
- a CDS encoding SdrD B-like domain-containing protein, translated as MIQTGRVNFARYIVSVFLLMGIISACGNTQENEAPTTETVTPIVTASPESTATIPPTSTPQPHGSPIAYGPDLEDFPAGVNPLTGLRVEDPSWLNLPAVLVSVSNMPVTARPQAGLSFASWVFEFFIGTGSTRFMSVFYGGAPRIIPNVSGGCDSEVKNPTNETIGNRVWLDENVNGVQDDWEVGVSGVCVRLLDGNSREVIAEAVTDSNGYFWFERPSREVFIQFIKPEFYEFTQMNVGDEDHDSDADPVTGETRIFTADASASFFDAGLILSEIPSPAPTVFVTGTPPNWYIPQEPYIGPIRSGRLTYNKIGALFWNSCLVYASAAWDIGEMLDGCEIVYGVDSSTPNSALLTVTRLRELAQESHVAGQPVNYSGNLFSDAVPANGKPAMDISVYYHAYTQAAWKYDPVSGSYLRWTDLADGNGTFLPHTDRLTGRQLTFENVIVLFADHERYRHNQFEIDLGSGKGGYAYLFRDGQAFPIRWTTRNREWEKQTGLPRPVYFLDSQNNPIALHPGQTWIHLVTPFSYVEDQGNGSWRIRFVPPIDPEDTPVP; from the coding sequence GTGATACAAACTGGGCGCGTTAACTTCGCGCGCTACATCGTGTCAGTGTTTTTATTGATGGGAATCATCTCCGCCTGCGGGAATACACAAGAGAACGAAGCGCCCACAACCGAAACCGTCACGCCGATCGTTACAGCTTCACCAGAGTCCACAGCGACCATTCCCCCGACATCCACACCCCAGCCGCACGGCTCGCCCATCGCGTATGGTCCCGACCTCGAAGATTTCCCGGCGGGCGTCAATCCGCTGACAGGTTTGCGCGTCGAAGACCCGTCATGGCTCAACCTGCCCGCCGTGCTGGTGTCGGTCAGCAATATGCCGGTTACGGCGCGTCCGCAGGCGGGGTTAAGTTTCGCGTCCTGGGTCTTTGAATTTTTCATCGGCACAGGCTCGACGCGTTTCATGTCCGTTTTCTATGGCGGCGCGCCGCGCATCATTCCCAACGTCAGCGGCGGGTGTGATAGCGAAGTCAAAAATCCAACGAACGAAACCATCGGGAACCGCGTCTGGCTCGATGAGAACGTGAACGGCGTGCAGGACGATTGGGAAGTCGGCGTTTCCGGCGTGTGCGTCCGCCTGCTGGACGGGAACAGCCGCGAGGTCATTGCCGAGGCGGTCACGGATTCCAACGGTTATTTCTGGTTCGAGCGTCCGAGCCGCGAAGTCTTCATTCAGTTCATCAAACCGGAGTTCTACGAGTTCACACAAATGAACGTCGGCGACGAAGACCATGACAGTGACGCAGACCCAGTGACCGGTGAAACAAGAATATTTACCGCAGACGCTTCCGCCTCATTCTTCGACGCAGGCTTGATCCTGTCCGAGATTCCTTCTCCCGCGCCGACGGTGTTCGTCACCGGCACGCCGCCGAATTGGTACATCCCGCAAGAGCCGTACATCGGACCAATCCGTTCGGGGCGGTTGACGTATAACAAGATCGGCGCGTTGTTTTGGAATTCGTGCCTTGTGTATGCCAGCGCGGCATGGGACATTGGTGAAATGCTGGATGGCTGTGAGATCGTCTACGGTGTGGATTCGTCCACGCCCAACAGCGCGTTATTGACCGTGACTCGTCTGCGCGAACTGGCGCAGGAAAGCCACGTGGCGGGACAACCCGTCAACTATTCGGGCAACCTGTTTTCGGATGCGGTTCCTGCAAATGGAAAACCCGCGATGGATATTTCGGTCTATTATCATGCCTACACGCAGGCTGCGTGGAAATATGACCCCGTCTCCGGCAGTTACCTGCGTTGGACGGATCTCGCCGACGGCAACGGCACATTTCTGCCCCACACAGACCGATTGACAGGCAGGCAGCTCACCTTTGAGAATGTGATCGTCCTGTTCGCAGACCATGAACGCTACCGCCACAATCAGTTCGAGATCGATCTGGGGAGTGGAAAGGGCGGCTACGCCTATCTCTTCCGCGATGGGCAGGCCTTCCCCATTCGCTGGACTACACGCAACCGCGAGTGGGAAAAGCAGACCGGACTTCCCCGCCCGGTCTATTTTCTGGATTCGCAGAACAATCCCATCGCCCTGCACCCCGGGCAGACGTGGATCCATTTGGTTACGCCGTTTTCGTATGTGGAGGATCAGGGAAACGGCAGCTGGCGGATTCGCTTCGTCCCGCCGATAGATCCGGAAGACACGCCTGTGCCATGA
- a CDS encoding DNA alkylation repair protein has translation MEQHANPADAAPMKKYMRNQFEFLGIKTPVRVDLIKSLVQEHGLPLLGDLAVIVRELWSLPQREFQYTAVGLIGRLETQLEPDFITALEDLIITKSWWDTVDTLAGNTVGVHFKRFPKVRGKYLKKWRKSDYLWLRRTAILFQLGYKKETDFDLLCEIVRENLGSDEFFINKAIGWALRQYAWTNPTAVKKFVKATKELHPLSRREALKNIGG, from the coding sequence TTGGAACAGCACGCCAACCCCGCCGACGCCGCGCCGATGAAGAAATACATGCGGAACCAGTTCGAGTTTCTGGGCATCAAAACGCCGGTGCGGGTGGACTTGATAAAAAGCCTCGTCCAGGAACACGGACTCCCGCTACTCGGCGATCTGGCCGTCATCGTGCGCGAGTTGTGGTCCCTGCCCCAGCGGGAATTCCAGTACACAGCCGTCGGTTTGATCGGGAGGCTCGAAACGCAACTCGAACCTGATTTCATCACCGCGCTTGAAGATCTGATCATCACCAAGTCATGGTGGGATACCGTGGATACGCTCGCGGGCAACACCGTCGGCGTGCATTTTAAGAGATTTCCGAAGGTGCGCGGGAAATATCTCAAGAAATGGCGAAAATCGGATTACTTATGGCTCAGGCGGACGGCGATCCTGTTCCAACTCGGTTACAAGAAAGAGACCGACTTCGACCTGCTGTGTGAGATCGTCCGCGAGAACCTCGGCTCGGACGAGTTCTTCATCAACAAAGCCATCGGCTGGGCATTGCGTCAATACGCGTGGACCAATCCCACCGCCGTGAAAAAATTCGTCAAAGCCACGAAGGAACTGCATCCGTTGAGTCGGCGTGAGGCGCTGAAAAATATCGGCGGATGA
- the murJ gene encoding murein biosynthesis integral membrane protein MurJ translates to MSQSDTTANRQIARAAGTVMFAIVLGQVASLIRSVLVAQAFPSFELDAFFSANRVSETLFTLIAAGALGSAFLPTFTGLLAKEERASAWKLASALINLVTLILSIAALLASIFAPQIVRYLLAPGLSENPEAFALTVNLLRIQSVSAVLFGIGGLVMSILNAHQVFFIPQITAAMYQLGQIFGVLVLSRWIGIYGLAWGVVIGASLFLLVQIPSLLKLNGKFSLSLGLGNAHVVKVIQLMGPRVFGAAIVQLNFWVNNNLGSRMAEGSIQSLAYAFTLMVMAQAAIAQSVAIAAMPTFSAQHALGKLDEMRASLASALRGILFLAMPASAGLMLLGHPIVSMLYERGEFNATIAEMTAWALLWFAAGLVGHSVMEVLTRAFYAQQDTKTPVIIGVIAMGLNVFFSITLSRCFASIGWYPLGGLALANSLATALEAIALFVMMRKRLNGIEGRHILRGAIPAFGAAAFMSLVLWGWLKIGAGLNPWILAPVGVALGGMVYFGILFIVRVPELSTIANGILRRLKR, encoded by the coding sequence ATGTCTCAATCCGATACAACCGCAAACCGCCAGATCGCGCGCGCCGCAGGGACGGTGATGTTCGCCATCGTGCTCGGGCAGGTTGCCAGCTTGATCCGCAGTGTGCTTGTGGCGCAAGCCTTTCCATCGTTCGAATTGGATGCCTTCTTTTCAGCGAACCGCGTGAGCGAAACTTTGTTCACGCTGATCGCGGCAGGCGCGCTCGGGTCGGCTTTTTTACCAACGTTCACGGGGCTGTTGGCAAAGGAAGAACGCGCCTCTGCATGGAAACTTGCGTCGGCGTTGATCAATCTTGTGACGTTGATCCTCAGCATTGCGGCGTTGCTCGCTTCTATCTTTGCGCCGCAGATCGTGCGTTACCTGCTTGCGCCCGGGCTTTCTGAAAATCCCGAAGCCTTCGCGCTCACGGTGAACCTGCTTCGCATTCAATCCGTTTCGGCGGTTCTCTTTGGCATCGGCGGATTGGTGATGAGCATTCTCAATGCGCATCAGGTATTTTTTATTCCGCAAATCACTGCCGCAATGTATCAACTGGGGCAGATATTCGGCGTGCTGGTGCTTTCGCGTTGGATCGGAATCTACGGGCTGGCGTGGGGTGTGGTGATCGGCGCGAGTCTGTTTTTGTTGGTGCAAATTCCATCCCTGCTTAAGCTGAATGGCAAGTTTTCATTGTCGCTTGGTTTGGGAAATGCCCATGTCGTAAAAGTAATTCAACTGATGGGACCGCGCGTTTTTGGCGCTGCTATTGTTCAACTGAATTTTTGGGTCAACAACAATCTTGGCTCGCGGATGGCGGAAGGCAGTATTCAAAGCCTCGCCTACGCATTTACGTTGATGGTGATGGCGCAAGCGGCGATTGCGCAGTCGGTGGCAATTGCAGCCATGCCGACGTTTTCAGCACAGCACGCGCTCGGCAAATTGGATGAAATGCGCGCTTCGCTTGCCTCCGCCCTGAGAGGGATCCTGTTTCTGGCAATGCCAGCCAGCGCCGGGCTGATGCTGCTCGGGCACCCGATCGTTTCCATGCTGTATGAGCGCGGGGAATTCAACGCCACCATCGCCGAAATGACCGCCTGGGCGTTGTTATGGTTCGCGGCAGGGTTGGTGGGGCACTCCGTCATGGAAGTGTTGACCCGCGCCTTCTATGCCCAACAGGATACAAAGACACCCGTCATCATCGGCGTCATTGCAATGGGATTGAATGTTTTTTTCAGCATTACCCTATCCCGCTGCTTTGCAAGCATTGGCTGGTATCCGCTGGGCGGGCTGGCTTTGGCAAACTCACTGGCAACCGCGCTCGAAGCGATTGCATTGTTTGTGATGATGCGAAAACGATTGAATGGAATCGAAGGGCGGCACATCCTGCGCGGGGCGATCCCTGCTTTTGGGGCGGCGGCGTTTATGTCACTTGTGCTTTGGGGCTGGCTGAAAATTGGCGCGGGACTCAACCCCTGGATCCTTGCCCCTGTTGGAGTGGCGCTGGGCGGAATGGTCTATTTTGGCATCCTGTTTATTGTACGCGTGCCTGAGTTAAGTACGATCGCAAATGGGATATTGAGAAGATTGAAGCGATAA
- a CDS encoding divergent PAP2 family protein, producing the protein MNLLDILQNKVLIAVLAGWLLAQVLKIPTEYLRSRRWMWAMFFAAGGMPSSHTALMVAGTLAVGLYHGFDNPLFAIAVGATMIIAHDAAGVRRQAGKHAERINLLFDELLHGHMWSEDELKEVIGHTPLEVVGGIILGLLVAIVQWMIWP; encoded by the coding sequence ATGAACCTGCTCGATATTTTGCAGAATAAAGTATTGATCGCAGTGCTGGCGGGGTGGCTGCTGGCACAGGTGTTGAAAATCCCCACCGAATATTTACGCTCGCGCCGTTGGATGTGGGCAATGTTCTTCGCGGCGGGCGGAATGCCGTCTTCGCATACTGCCCTGATGGTGGCGGGGACGCTGGCGGTCGGTTTGTATCACGGCTTCGATAACCCGCTCTTTGCCATTGCGGTCGGCGCCACCATGATCATCGCGCACGATGCGGCGGGCGTCCGCAGGCAGGCGGGCAAACACGCTGAAAGAATCAACCTGCTGTTCGATGAGCTGCTCCATGGGCACATGTGGAGCGAAGATGAATTGAAGGAAGTGATCGGGCATACCCCGCTGGAGGTGGTCGGCGGGATCATCCTTGGTCTGCTGGTCGCCATCGTACAATGGATGATCTGGCCCTGA